One Spirochaeta cellobiosiphila DSM 17781 DNA window includes the following coding sequences:
- a CDS encoding MORN repeat-containing protein has product MKKYKLCIIYMIVFQAFLIESICSESIELPDNSVFEGSISNRMFEGYGELTWDNGDVYKGQFKHGRMDGKGVLTTKIATFTGNFKDGLLDGSATIKYRNGDVYFGAIVMGYFNGKGTLEYRNGDRYTGSFKNGVFEGRGVYTYKNGIRYIGEFKNGYFNGLGELTIGEDKYNGNFKDGILLDQTEKSVAIDFRSLILLFSILINLILLIVVILKYRKQKK; this is encoded by the coding sequence ATGAAGAAATATAAATTATGTATTATCTATATGATAGTTTTTCAGGCTTTTTTAATAGAAAGCATTTGTTCTGAATCCATAGAGCTACCAGATAATTCTGTATTTGAAGGTTCAATTTCAAATAGAATGTTTGAAGGATATGGTGAACTAACTTGGGATAATGGTGATGTATATAAGGGACAGTTTAAACACGGAAGAATGGATGGAAAGGGTGTGTTAACTACTAAAATAGCTACTTTTACTGGTAATTTTAAGGATGGTTTATTAGATGGTTCTGCAACAATCAAATATAGGAATGGTGATGTATATTTCGGGGCGATAGTAATGGGTTATTTTAATGGAAAGGGTACATTAGAATATCGTAATGGGGACAGATATACAGGATCTTTTAAGAATGGAGTATTTGAGGGTAGAGGTGTTTATACTTATAAAAATGGAATTAGATATATAGGCGAATTTAAGAACGGATATTTTAATGGTCTAGGAGAATTAACTATTGGTGAAGATAAGTATAACGGAAATTTTAAAGATGGTATTCTATTAGACCAAACTGAGAAAAGTGTAGCAATTGATTTTAGAAGTTTAATATTATTATTTTCTATTTTAATTAACTTAATTTTATTAATTGTTGTAATTTTAAAATATCGAAAACAAAAGAAATAA
- a CDS encoding Imm26 family immunity protein, with amino-acid sequence MSKKFRPGVILQVPIDNNTHTYARILTDRNIAFYDYRTAEEITNLKDIISAKILFIICVNETFKNSWEVKGDLELEPSLRRNPLMFICAPYTEDYKIYDNGEIRRNATKEECMGLERVVAWSPERVEGRLLDHYNGHENEWVEAYKIK; translated from the coding sequence ATGAGTAAGAAGTTTAGACCGGGTGTAATTTTACAAGTTCCAATTGATAATAACACTCATACATATGCAAGAATATTGACGGATAGAAATATCGCCTTTTATGACTATAGAACAGCAGAAGAAATAACTAATTTGAAAGATATTATTTCTGCAAAAATATTATTCATTATATGTGTTAATGAGACTTTTAAGAATAGTTGGGAAGTTAAAGGGGATCTAGAATTAGAGCCGAGTTTAAGAAGAAATCCATTAATGTTTATCTGTGCCCCATATACAGAAGACTATAAAATTTATGATAATGGGGAAATACGTCGTAATGCAACCAAAGAAGAATGCATGGGGTTAGAACGTGTGGTTGCTTGGAGTCCTGAAAGAGTAGAAGGACGCTTGCTAGATCATTACAATGGGCATGAAAATGAATGGGTTGAAGCTTACAAAATAAAGTAG
- a CDS encoding DUF4329 domain-containing protein, which yields MNKELGSSIYKNEDGAYSYTVPNQGVKNSVNPSVPENGEEVVANIHAHVNATNPKSDSLSEGDVAQAEKDGLDIYVTTPQGMLQKWDVDLDDFDIISNDLAYDSKNINEKGYENNPDAYTGEDNEKVGKIKSFFESIGRSRYNSGDDKETSSAQHSLREDNSDEN from the coding sequence ATGAACAAGGAGCTAGGTTCCTCTATTTATAAAAATGAAGATGGGGCTTATTCATATACAGTGCCTAACCAAGGTGTGAAAAATAGTGTGAATCCCTCTGTTCCTGAAAATGGAGAAGAGGTTGTTGCCAACATACATGCTCATGTAAATGCTACAAATCCAAAATCAGATAGTCTCTCTGAAGGTGATGTAGCACAAGCAGAGAAAGATGGATTAGACATATATGTTACTACTCCACAAGGAATGCTTCAAAAATGGGATGTCGATTTGGATGACTTTGATATTATAAGTAATGATCTTGCATATGACTCAAAGAATATAAATGAAAAAGGATATGAAAATAATCCAGATGCTTATACAGGTGAAGACAATGAAAAAGTTGGGAAAATAAAAAGCTTCTTTGAAAGTATTGGTCGATCTAGATATAATAGTGGAGATGACAAAGAAACTTCTTCAGCACAGCATTCATTAAGAGAAGATAATAGTGATGAAAATTAA
- a CDS encoding UvrD-helicase domain-containing protein: protein MKIPETLKRLRQVASADNGFFVLALHSFIEAQIREQLDLLPESRYEYGELLDLYRVLHNGKFPMDLLCSLTKNHQLSNTVRHQCRNVLDSESQNSLSLLIRFCDATGLSVEHIDDVKALEELITDWAKRIPETKYHNEMLILQKELKDLREKNFINTQRISEYQVAWKEKQDLERKLSSTLSELHQLQSRAKDRKEERKELRVEVFESHRRIKSLTEAINASQNKLEEYKSISDSLDIFKRMLHLSQSRRGFEDRILRLTEEQGRILRDINFKKDFMIKGSAGTGKSLVLLKSLETYLIQNESPDLGLQKKLPVVFLTYTRTLVNYNHYLAGLMNLDAHLDVEYTTADHLLTKVCKGILGINELFNTDELWRKSSITIDMSDKALVRELRSFLWAYGYSREDYIDKMIHRQGMKDSLNRKTREVIWQAKTEFEAYMDDHKCYSFSYLYYKTYLLWKEDPPKVVYDKVFLDEAQDLTMVKLFLLKTLSRGAMIMASDLDQSIYTPLSPFPRSGIQLQGNTRIIHTNFRNTFQIHELAERFRCGTSHDSDQHPTAFREGPRSILHRSDSSEMADQTLIERLRFYHDQLDFEWDNLAVISSANDKSRKGVTELMDINAIPYVRVDRDFDFNQNGVRIMTLFNAKGLSFPVCFIHLTDTLWWLKKEYSEERANKVKTNLLYVALTRAMDCLEVIVKNGEDHIVNELISCFDAESDS, encoded by the coding sequence GTGAAAATTCCAGAGACTCTCAAACGCTTAAGACAAGTGGCGTCTGCTGATAATGGTTTTTTTGTTCTAGCGTTGCACTCATTTATTGAAGCCCAGATCAGAGAACAATTAGACTTGTTACCTGAAAGTCGTTATGAATACGGTGAACTATTGGATCTATACAGAGTCCTCCACAATGGAAAGTTCCCGATGGATCTTCTTTGTTCCCTCACTAAAAATCATCAACTTAGCAATACTGTCCGTCATCAATGCAGGAATGTCTTAGATTCTGAATCTCAAAATAGTTTATCTTTACTTATTAGGTTTTGTGATGCTACTGGTCTTAGTGTCGAACATATAGACGATGTAAAAGCCCTGGAAGAACTAATCACTGATTGGGCAAAACGAATACCAGAAACTAAGTACCATAATGAAATGCTCATTCTTCAAAAAGAACTAAAGGATCTTCGAGAAAAGAACTTCATCAACACACAAAGAATCTCAGAGTATCAAGTTGCATGGAAGGAAAAGCAAGACCTTGAAAGGAAGCTGTCCTCAACCTTGTCTGAACTTCATCAACTTCAATCAAGGGCAAAAGACAGGAAAGAGGAACGAAAGGAATTACGTGTAGAAGTCTTTGAGAGTCATAGAAGGATAAAAAGCCTTACTGAGGCTATCAATGCAAGTCAGAATAAATTAGAAGAATATAAGTCCATTTCTGACTCCTTAGATATATTTAAAAGAATGCTTCATCTATCACAAAGCCGAAGAGGCTTTGAAGATAGGATACTTCGATTAACAGAAGAACAGGGACGTATTCTCAGAGACATCAATTTTAAAAAAGATTTTATGATCAAGGGATCCGCAGGTACAGGAAAGAGTCTGGTTTTGCTTAAATCTCTAGAAACATACCTGATACAAAACGAATCACCAGATCTTGGCCTTCAAAAAAAACTTCCTGTTGTCTTCCTGACTTATACAAGAACTTTGGTGAATTACAATCATTATCTTGCAGGACTGATGAATTTAGATGCTCATTTGGACGTAGAATACACCACTGCTGATCATCTTCTCACCAAGGTCTGCAAAGGAATACTAGGAATAAATGAACTTTTTAATACAGATGAATTATGGAGAAAATCGTCCATAACTATTGATATGTCTGATAAGGCACTAGTGAGGGAATTAAGAAGTTTCTTATGGGCCTATGGATATAGTCGTGAAGACTACATTGATAAAATGATTCATAGACAAGGGATGAAGGATTCCTTAAATCGGAAGACCAGAGAAGTTATATGGCAGGCCAAGACTGAGTTTGAAGCTTATATGGATGATCATAAATGTTATAGCTTTAGTTACCTGTATTATAAAACATATCTTTTGTGGAAAGAGGATCCTCCTAAAGTGGTTTATGATAAGGTCTTTTTGGATGAAGCCCAAGACCTGACTATGGTTAAGCTTTTTCTATTAAAAACTCTAAGCCGAGGGGCTATGATAATGGCCTCTGATCTTGATCAAAGTATCTATACTCCCTTAAGTCCTTTTCCCCGAAGTGGTATCCAACTTCAGGGAAATACAAGAATTATTCACACAAACTTTCGAAATACTTTTCAAATACATGAGCTGGCTGAACGTTTTCGCTGTGGTACTTCCCATGATAGCGACCAGCATCCAACAGCGTTCAGAGAAGGACCGAGAAGTATTCTGCATCGATCAGATAGTTCTGAAATGGCAGATCAAACACTTATAGAACGTCTGAGATTCTATCATGATCAGTTGGATTTTGAATGGGATAACCTCGCAGTGATTTCTAGTGCGAATGATAAAAGCCGCAAAGGGGTAACAGAATTAATGGATATAAATGCTATTCCTTATGTTCGTGTTGATAGGGATTTTGATTTCAATCAAAACGGGGTGCGAATTATGACACTCTTCAACGCTAAGGGACTTAGTTTCCCAGTTTGCTTTATTCATCTCACAGATACCCTTTGGTGGCTAAAAAAGGAATATTCAGAAGAAAGAGCTAACAAAGTGAAAACAAACCTTCTTTATGTAGCATTGACAAGAGCAATGGATTGCCTTGAGGTCATTGTAAAAAATGGTGAGGATCATATTGTTAATGAACTCATAAGTTGTTTCGATGCAGAGAGTGATAGCTAA
- a CDS encoding CRISPR-associated helicase/endonuclease Cas3, whose translation MILKKPKDLSDHNQPALDLQHCIAKTIEDEESGQIKAGQSIELHCKIVGLVARELLSRMPDNMRNNLYPKGAELVAAAHDIGKVNPLFQEKIRRNLSNYQHNSEPSLKGINPNLEKETGYHWTVSRAALSEISNSSAMIVGQHHGVKPNQSYSDDKNIAVFGGSNWQKVREKLILSLEDYLKEDWPIMDQDEIWTPLNILGLTTVSDWIGSGPALSNILAIESEDNLIDLVRDVVDKAGFVVPQIKKGLSFAEVFDGYNPRPMQEQMIDMVQDQGLYILEDRMGQGKTEAALYAAYRLMERGLASGIYFALPTQLTSEKIHERFERFLDCILDSTDQHRSLLVHSKSWLLDTEMGEDGRPGYSWFNSRKRGLLAPFAVGTIDQALMSVMNVKHGFVRAFGLAGKVVILDEVHSYDAYTGTIIDHLVRGLRELGATVIMLSATLTTERKKALLSYTSPMPHSYPLLSYKNVYDDITYSQAIETEQKTYILHSTADEESVNEFVMDKAQKGQYVLWIENTVEDAQKVFLLFANYEKELGIEVGLIHSRFLPDDRARLEEYWTGVYGKIRGSNNKGGKILVGTQVLEQSLDIDADFLVTRLAPMDMLLQRMGRLWRHSCVDPYRTDEARPEVFILMPNEEEIQSNSSWCFGPSGAVYSPYILARSAEVLAERSNITLPEDFRSLIEAVYAPRKDPTYLNNVKSELEQRITKLGQLARVSLSMAVQISNDDVSTRYTDVETVEVLIIKDMIFGSSPEIILVNGARLSLSYPVGDRKAKRQIAQSLSRNIMTVPISKAPDRVIKGELSILKPFLYIEPDSPSSLRVIKLKASGMLEGLNGRPGHDQYELYYSQDIGYQKK comes from the coding sequence ATGATATTGAAGAAACCAAAGGATTTATCAGATCATAATCAACCTGCCTTAGATTTACAACATTGTATTGCAAAGACTATAGAGGATGAAGAATCTGGACAGATAAAAGCAGGACAGAGCATTGAACTACATTGCAAGATCGTAGGATTGGTTGCTCGTGAGTTGTTAAGCCGAATGCCCGATAACATGAGGAACAATCTCTATCCAAAAGGGGCTGAGCTTGTTGCTGCGGCTCATGATATTGGAAAGGTAAATCCATTATTCCAAGAAAAAATAAGACGAAATCTAAGTAATTATCAACATAATTCTGAACCAAGTCTTAAAGGTATTAATCCCAATTTGGAAAAAGAAACTGGTTACCATTGGACTGTTAGTCGTGCCGCTTTAAGTGAAATAAGTAACAGTTCTGCTATGATTGTAGGCCAGCACCATGGCGTGAAGCCAAATCAGTCCTATAGTGATGATAAAAATATTGCCGTCTTTGGTGGATCGAATTGGCAAAAGGTACGGGAAAAGCTAATTCTTAGCCTTGAAGACTATCTTAAGGAAGACTGGCCTATCATGGATCAAGATGAAATATGGACTCCATTGAATATCCTGGGGTTGACCACCGTATCCGATTGGATAGGGTCAGGTCCTGCTTTGTCCAATATACTTGCTATAGAGTCAGAAGATAATCTTATAGATTTAGTAAGAGATGTGGTGGATAAGGCAGGATTTGTAGTGCCCCAAATTAAAAAGGGTCTTTCTTTTGCTGAAGTGTTTGATGGATATAATCCACGTCCCATGCAAGAGCAAATGATTGATATGGTACAGGATCAAGGGCTCTATATTCTGGAAGATCGTATGGGGCAAGGAAAGACAGAGGCCGCACTCTATGCTGCCTACAGACTTATGGAAAGAGGTTTAGCCAGTGGTATATATTTTGCTCTTCCAACACAGCTAACATCAGAGAAGATACATGAGCGTTTTGAGCGCTTCCTAGATTGTATCCTAGACTCTACAGATCAACACCGAAGCCTCCTGGTTCATAGTAAGTCCTGGCTCCTGGATACCGAAATGGGCGAGGATGGTCGCCCTGGGTATTCTTGGTTTAACTCCCGCAAAAGGGGCTTACTTGCTCCTTTTGCAGTGGGAACCATTGATCAAGCTCTCATGTCTGTCATGAATGTGAAACATGGTTTTGTTCGAGCTTTTGGTTTAGCTGGTAAGGTCGTTATTCTGGATGAAGTGCATTCTTATGATGCCTATACAGGAACTATTATTGATCATCTTGTCAGAGGATTAAGAGAACTTGGGGCTACAGTGATAATGCTTAGTGCCACCTTGACAACGGAAAGAAAAAAAGCTCTTTTATCCTATACCTCTCCAATGCCCCATTCCTATCCCTTACTCTCCTATAAGAATGTATATGATGATATCACCTATTCACAAGCTATAGAAACAGAACAAAAGACTTATATACTTCATTCAACCGCAGATGAAGAATCTGTCAACGAGTTCGTCATGGACAAAGCCCAGAAGGGACAATATGTTCTGTGGATTGAGAATACAGTTGAAGACGCGCAAAAGGTCTTTTTGTTATTTGCTAATTATGAAAAAGAGTTAGGAATAGAAGTAGGTCTTATTCATTCCCGTTTTCTCCCTGATGACAGAGCACGACTGGAAGAATATTGGACTGGTGTCTATGGAAAAATCCGAGGCTCTAATAATAAAGGTGGAAAGATTCTTGTGGGAACACAGGTTCTGGAGCAGTCTTTGGATATTGATGCAGATTTTCTTGTGACGCGTTTAGCCCCTATGGATATGTTGTTACAAAGAATGGGGCGTCTATGGAGACATTCCTGTGTAGATCCCTATCGTACAGATGAGGCACGACCAGAAGTATTTATTCTAATGCCTAACGAAGAGGAGATTCAAAGTAATTCTTCCTGGTGTTTTGGTCCTTCTGGTGCTGTTTACTCTCCTTATATTCTAGCTCGGAGTGCTGAAGTCCTAGCAGAACGCTCGAATATCACCTTACCTGAAGACTTTCGATCTCTCATTGAAGCTGTTTATGCTCCAAGAAAGGATCCAACTTACTTGAATAATGTTAAATCTGAACTAGAGCAAAGGATAACAAAGCTTGGACAATTGGCACGGGTAAGTTTATCTATGGCTGTTCAAATAAGTAATGATGATGTTTCAACCCGCTATACTGACGTGGAAACTGTAGAAGTTCTTATCATAAAAGATATGATTTTCGGTTCCTCTCCTGAAATTATTCTAGTGAATGGTGCTAGATTATCTCTATCTTATCCAGTAGGAGATAGAAAAGCCAAAAGGCAAATTGCTCAATCCCTTTCTCGGAATATTATGACTGTTCCTATCTCTAAAGCTCCTGACCGTGTGATAAAGGGAGAACTCAGTATTCTTAAACCTTTTCTATATATCGAACCTGATTCGCCATCATCTTTAAGAGTAATCAAGCTAAAAGCTAGTGGAATGCTTGAAGGTCTCAATGGCCGACCAGGGCATGATCAATATGAACTTTACTATAGCCAGGACATTGGCTATCAGAAAAAATAG
- the casA gene encoding type I-E CRISPR-associated protein Cse1/CasA codes for MNHHFNLIDEAWIPIADAGLVSLKEIFDNKNLKTIGGNAVQKISLLRFFLAIAQAACTPEDDKAWADLTSHGMAQLCLGYLDDKKELFNLYGDKPFLQMPVLKEKNTKIQPYYVLLPELASGNTTVLFDSQMDNEMTDAQKALLLLRIGGFATSGKQVDNTIILSSTYKGKTKDNGKATSGKFGPSLAFQGLQHHFWQGRTLKETIYQNLFTSQDIQNMGIFMTGLGIPPWEKMPESEDDDTAKTLLSSYLGRLMPLSRFVLLAESGVYYTEGLAYPNYAEGIWDPSIAIDSTQKKIKTLWVSTDKKPWRSISSFLSFLDSEKESFTNFQLKLPFRRIKKHCDITGIWAGGLKVSSNAGEQYCSGTDDYIASLILLDPKQMGGTWFPSVKSALATIDSHSKRLYRCLSEYNRSLRIDNKDKINKDMSLYWNQVELVFTKLIQKEINETDLDAFHNHSKKIVEQIYDASCPKQTARQLKSWAEHYPRIKKITIEEVKVG; via the coding sequence ATGAATCATCATTTTAACTTGATCGATGAAGCCTGGATTCCTATTGCAGATGCCGGTCTGGTGAGTCTGAAAGAAATCTTTGACAACAAAAACCTAAAAACAATAGGAGGTAATGCCGTTCAAAAGATTTCTTTGCTTAGGTTCTTTTTGGCTATCGCCCAGGCAGCTTGTACTCCCGAGGATGATAAAGCCTGGGCTGATCTGACTAGTCATGGTATGGCACAACTCTGTCTAGGATATCTTGATGATAAAAAAGAACTCTTTAACTTGTATGGAGACAAGCCATTTCTTCAGATGCCTGTTCTGAAAGAAAAAAACACTAAAATACAACCTTATTATGTCCTTCTTCCCGAATTAGCTTCGGGCAATACCACAGTGCTTTTTGATTCGCAGATGGATAATGAGATGACGGATGCTCAAAAAGCTCTTCTTCTCTTAAGAATAGGTGGGTTTGCTACATCGGGTAAGCAGGTGGATAACACAATCATTTTATCTTCGACCTATAAGGGAAAAACCAAGGATAATGGTAAAGCTACCTCTGGTAAATTTGGGCCTTCCTTAGCTTTTCAAGGATTACAACACCATTTTTGGCAGGGCAGGACATTAAAAGAGACAATCTATCAGAATCTTTTTACCAGTCAGGATATTCAAAATATGGGAATCTTTATGACAGGTCTTGGCATTCCTCCATGGGAGAAAATGCCAGAAAGTGAGGATGATGATACTGCTAAAACTTTATTAAGCTCTTACCTAGGTAGACTAATGCCTTTGTCTAGATTTGTTTTGTTAGCGGAATCAGGCGTTTATTATACTGAAGGTCTGGCTTATCCTAACTATGCTGAGGGGATCTGGGATCCTTCTATTGCCATCGACAGTACCCAAAAAAAGATTAAGACATTGTGGGTTAGTACGGATAAAAAGCCTTGGCGAAGTATTAGCTCTTTTCTTTCTTTTTTAGACTCAGAAAAGGAGTCTTTTACAAACTTTCAGTTGAAACTTCCTTTTAGAAGGATTAAAAAACATTGTGATATTACTGGCATATGGGCGGGAGGTCTTAAAGTCAGTAGTAATGCAGGAGAGCAGTATTGTTCTGGAACTGATGATTACATAGCGTCACTAATACTACTTGATCCAAAACAAATGGGAGGCACCTGGTTCCCCAGTGTCAAGTCAGCCTTAGCTACAATCGATTCACATTCAAAAAGATTGTATAGATGTCTCTCTGAGTATAACAGATCCCTTCGTATTGATAATAAGGATAAAATCAATAAAGACATGTCTCTCTACTGGAATCAAGTGGAATTAGTTTTCACAAAGCTTATTCAAAAAGAAATTAATGAAACTGATCTAGATGCATTCCATAATCATTCCAAAAAGATAGTAGAGCAAATCTATGATGCTTCTTGTCCTAAACAGACAGCAAGACAGCTTAAGTCATGGGCAGAGCATTATCCCCGTATAAAAAAGATTACTATAGAGGAGGTAAAAGTTGGATGA
- the casB gene encoding type I-E CRISPR-associated protein Cse2/CasB: MDDKQSSTFVKLVMERCHGSQDKGYRAKLRKGENPNTEYYCWDILSSYVNLEYPDDRRVYALIGADIANRDVTVDGEYGLGEALAMAYQDHEHSKDDTGPGGARLRRLLACQNRKDLLLVLPSLLHLLRSKGITINHSRLLEEVFWFDREDSRERTRSLWAKQFYHDWRGES, translated from the coding sequence TTGGATGATAAACAGTCTAGCACATTCGTAAAACTTGTTATGGAGCGCTGTCATGGTAGTCAGGACAAGGGGTACCGTGCAAAGCTACGCAAAGGGGAGAATCCCAATACAGAATACTACTGTTGGGATATCTTAAGTTCTTATGTCAATCTGGAATATCCAGATGATAGACGTGTCTATGCTCTCATAGGTGCTGATATTGCTAATAGAGATGTAACTGTTGACGGTGAGTATGGATTGGGAGAGGCACTGGCTATGGCCTATCAGGATCATGAGCACAGTAAGGATGATACAGGTCCAGGAGGAGCTAGGTTGAGACGTCTCTTAGCTTGCCAGAATCGAAAGGATCTATTATTAGTCTTGCCTTCACTGCTTCATTTATTACGTTCCAAAGGTATAACTATCAATCATAGTAGGCTCTTGGAAGAAGTTTTTTGGTTTGACAGGGAAGATAGTCGCGAGCGGACCAGAAGTCTTTGGGCTAAACAGTTCTACCATGATTGGCGAGGCGAATCATGA
- the cas6e gene encoding type I-E CRISPR-associated protein Cas6/Cse3/CasE translates to MARRIMILSQISLSPRDISKEEIHDEYGIHKLVYDLFPGNSRDFLYQEMPGDRALRKILVLSQNTPSNNKNLNIRSKDLPMSYLDWSEYMFKVRLNPVRNVKGFKNKKPVIGREELLDWFCGRSQQWGFSPYRDNLEVSEVGSISFKSKGNNLRFHQAMFSGILKVEDKTLFRESFTKGLGRGKAFGFGLLQLKPLN, encoded by the coding sequence TTGGCGAGGCGAATCATGATTCTCTCCCAAATATCACTAAGTCCAAGAGATATAAGCAAAGAAGAGATTCATGATGAATATGGTATTCATAAACTTGTTTATGATCTATTTCCTGGAAATTCTCGAGACTTCCTTTATCAGGAAATGCCAGGAGATAGAGCCCTGAGAAAAATTCTTGTCCTCTCTCAGAACACACCATCTAATAATAAAAATCTTAATATCAGGAGCAAGGATCTTCCTATGAGCTATCTGGATTGGTCTGAGTATATGTTTAAAGTCCGCCTCAATCCTGTTAGAAATGTAAAAGGCTTTAAGAACAAAAAACCAGTAATCGGAAGAGAAGAGCTTTTGGACTGGTTTTGTGGTAGAAGTCAGCAGTGGGGATTTTCCCCTTATAGGGACAATCTGGAAGTCTCAGAAGTTGGCAGTATTAGCTTCAAAAGCAAGGGAAATAATTTACGATTTCATCAAGCTATGTTCTCTGGCATTTTGAAAGTCGAAGATAAAACGCTATTTAGAGAATCATTTACTAAAGGATTAGGCCGGGGAAAAGCTTTTGGTTTCGGTCTGTTACAGTTAAAACCACTGAATTGA
- the cas7e gene encoding type I-E CRISPR-associated protein Cas7/Cse4/CasC, whose protein sequence is MSVGNLQGLKLEFHILQSFPVTCLNRDDVGAPKTAIVGGTTRARVSSQAWKRQVRMELHNLGIKLGVRTKRIKELIVKKMLEQGASDEQAETCAIEIAKHLSKDTLHFFTDQEAEGLAEYAKSLEYKASDIKKTDVYKEHKKFFNPAADGLDIALFGRMVAQAPELNIEASCSFSHAISTHKVNNELDFFTAIDDYPDSDEIQTGSSHMGTLEFNSATYYRYISVNLGQLVDTLGEDGDINSSIMAFIKALYLAVPQARQTTQAGFNQWDYAKVYLRKGQNLQVCFDKAVKSKGDGYLSESISTLDQALKSKESKAGSLFGKVQEWTWGLDDSYSMDDLIEGITSALEGVH, encoded by the coding sequence ATGAGTGTAGGGAACTTACAAGGATTAAAATTAGAATTTCATATATTACAGAGCTTTCCTGTGACCTGTTTGAATAGGGATGATGTTGGCGCTCCCAAGACAGCTATTGTTGGGGGAACGACAAGGGCTCGGGTCAGTAGTCAAGCATGGAAGCGTCAGGTTCGGATGGAACTTCACAACCTGGGAATAAAGCTGGGAGTTCGTACTAAAAGAATCAAAGAGCTAATAGTTAAAAAAATGCTAGAGCAAGGAGCCTCTGATGAACAGGCAGAGACTTGTGCAATAGAAATAGCTAAGCACTTATCTAAGGATACTCTCCATTTTTTTACAGATCAAGAAGCAGAAGGATTGGCAGAATATGCCAAATCTCTAGAATATAAAGCCTCTGATATCAAGAAGACTGACGTTTACAAAGAACATAAAAAGTTCTTCAATCCTGCTGCTGATGGCCTGGACATAGCTTTATTTGGAAGGATGGTCGCTCAAGCTCCAGAGTTAAATATTGAAGCATCTTGTTCTTTTAGTCACGCTATTTCGACTCATAAAGTTAATAATGAATTGGATTTCTTCACTGCAATCGATGATTATCCTGATTCTGATGAGATTCAAACAGGTTCCTCCCACATGGGAACGTTGGAGTTTAACTCAGCTACTTATTATCGCTATATTTCAGTTAATCTTGGACAACTAGTGGATACCTTGGGAGAAGATGGTGATATCAATTCATCTATCATGGCTTTTATTAAAGCTCTGTATCTAGCAGTACCACAAGCACGGCAGACTACTCAGGCTGGTTTCAATCAATGGGACTACGCTAAAGTATATCTTCGAAAAGGACAGAATCTCCAAGTTTGTTTTGATAAGGCTGTGAAAAGTAAGGGCGATGGATATCTTTCTGAAAGTATTTCTACATTGGATCAAGCTCTCAAGTCTAAAGAGAGTAAGGCTGGATCCTTATTCGGCAAAGTACAAGAATGGACCTGGGGATTGGATGATTCCTATAGTATGGATGATTTGATAGAAGGTATCACCTCAGCTCTGGAGGGAGTTCATTGA